TCGGCGGACTCTCCTGACGGAACACCGACGGTGTCGGCGGGGTTGAGCACCTCGTGACTCCCGCGCTCTCGGTCCTCGACCTCGTCCCCGTCCGCTCGGACCAGTCCACCGGCGACGCCCTCGCGGCCTCGCGCCGGCTCGCCCGCGTGGCCGACGAGCTCGGCCTGCGTCGCTACTGGGTGGCCGAGCACCACAACATGCCCGGTGTCGCGGCGACCAACCCGCCCGTGCTGATCGCGATGCTGGCGGCAGCCACCTCGCGGATCCGTGTCGGCTCTGGCGGGGTGATGCTGCCCAACCACGCGCCGTACGTCGTGGCGGAGCAGTTCGCCCTGCTCGAGGCGGCACACCCCGGGCGCATCGACCTCGGCATCGGTCGCGCACCCGGCACGGACCCGCTGACCCGTTACGTGCTGCGCGGGGGAGCCGGGCCGACCGAGGAGGACCCGGTCGCCCGCTTTCCCGAGTACGTCGACGAGGTGCGGATGCTGCTCGAGCCCGACGGCGTGGAGGCCCAGCTCGGCAGCCGCCGCCACGGTCTCCGGGCGACGCCCGCCGCTCGGTCCGTGCCCACGGCCTGGCTGCTGGGTTCCTCCGACTACTCGGCACGGCTCGCGGCGGAGCGCGGTCTTCCCTACGTCTTCGCCCATCACTTCGCGGGGAAGGGGACGGCCGAGGCGCTTGCCCTCTACCGCTCGGCGTACCGGCCGAGTGCTGAGCACCCCGAGCCGCAGACGTTCCTGACCGTCAACGCGGTCGTCGCGGCGACGGCTGCCGAGGCGGAGCGGCTGGCGCTGCCGAACCAGCAGTCGATGCTGGCCCTGATGCACGGCGCAGAGCTCTTCCCCCAGCGCCTGGTGGAGGACGCCGAGCTGTTCGGAATCCCGGAGGAGCAGCGGGGTCTCGCGTCGGCGATGCTGCGGCGCTGGGTGGTCGGTGACCCGGCGTCCGCAGCCGCCCAGGTGCGCGAGCTGGCGGCGACGTACGGCGTGGACGAGGTCATGGTGCACCCGGTCGCAGGCGCCCTGAAGGGGACGCCGCGCGATGCGGCGCCGGCGCGCGAGGAGACCCTGCGCCTGCTCGCGAGCGAGCTGGTCGATGAGGGGCACGGCGCCCGGCGGGACTAGATCGGATTAGGTCAACGCGCCACGCCGTGGCTAGACTGGTCCGTCGGCCCAACGTGGGTCTGTTTCGTGGTGCCTCGCGGCTGCCCGGATCGCAACGCCTCCACCGTTCTCGGTGGCTCGCACGCGCCCGGGGAAATGAGCGCCACAGACGACACACGAGGTCCACTCGTCCCGACGGCGAGAGGTTCCCGGGCCACCGGTAGAAGCAGCAACAAGATGGGATGGCATGCCGAAGAAGGAAGGCGTGATCGAGCTCGAGGGCACGATCACTGAAGCACTGCCCAACGCGATGTTCCGGGTGGAGCTGAGCAACGGTCACAAGGTGCTCGCCCACATCAGCGGCAAGATGCGCCAGCACTACATCCGCATCCTCCCCGAGGACCGCGTGGTGGTGGAGCTCTCTCCCTACGACCTCACCCGGGGTCGCATCGTCTACCGCTACAAGTGACACAGCCGAACTAGCTAGAAAGGGCTGACATGAAGGTCAACCCCTCCGTCAAGCCGATCTGTGACAAGTGCAAGGTGATCCGTCGCCACGGCCGCGTCATGGTGATCTGCGAGAACCCGCGCCACAAGCAGCGCCAGGGCTGAGGCCCGGGGCCCTCGGTCCCGCCTCCCTCGCAACCAGCAACACAGCACCACCACTCAATCGAGTCGCTAGCGCCGTACGGCGTGAAGCCACCTCCGGAGCAGAGGCCGGAGCCTGGGTACCCACCCGGGACGCGACACGACCAGACACCTCTGTGAACTACCGAAGGGACCGCCATTCATGGCACGCCTCGTTGGTGTGGATCTCCCGCGTGACAAGCGCATCGAGATCGCGCTCACCTACATCTACGGCATCGGCCGTACCACCGCCGCTCAGCTCCTGGAGACCACGGGCGTGAACCCGTCGCTCCGCGTTCACGAGCTGGGTGACGAGGAGCTGGTCAAGCTCCGCGACGCGATCGAGGCCGCCGGCCTCAAGATCGAGGGTGACCTCCGTCGTGAGGTCGCCGCCGACATCCGCCGCAAGATCGAGATCGGCAGCTACCAGGGTCGCCGCCACCGCATGGGCCTCCCGGTCCACGGTCAGCGCACCAAGACCAACGCTCGTACCCGCAAGGGCCCGAAGCGCACCGTCGCCGGCAAGAAGAAGAAGTGACCTTCCGGTCCTTCTGACTTCCTCGAACTCACAGACCAGCCACCTCAGGAGATTCTGAATGCCTCCCAAGAGCCGACAGGCTGCGGCGAAGACCAAGATCCGCCGCAAGGAGAAGAAGAACGTCGCTCAGGGCGAAGCCCACATCAAGAGCACGTTCAACAACACCATCGTCACCATCACGGACCCCACCGGTGCCGTGATCTCGTGGGCCTCTGCCGGCACCGTCGGCTTCAAGGGCTCGCGCAAGTCCACGCCGTTCGCCGCGCAGATGGCCGCCGAGGCCGCCGGCCGCCGTGCCATGGAGCACGGCATGAAGAAGATCGACGTGTTCGTCAAGGGCCCGGGTTCCGGTCGTGAGACCGCCATCCGTTCGCTCGGTGCCATCGGCCTCGAGGTCGGCACCATCCAGGACGTCACGCCGGCCCCGCACAACGGTTGCCGCCCGCCCAAGCGCCGTCGCGTCTGATCACCCGAGACTTTAGGAGACTTTGAGATATGGCCCGTTACACCGGCCCCATGACCAAGAAGTCGCGCCGTCTCGGTGTCGACCTCGTTGGCGGCGACGCTGCGTTCGAGAAGCGTCCCTACCCGCCGGGCCAGCACGGCCGCGGCCGCGTCAAGGAGAGCGAGTTCCTCCTCCAGCTTCGCGAGAAGCAGAAGGCCCGCTTCACCTACGGCGTCCTGGAGAAGCAGTTCCACAAGTACTACGTCGAGGCGTCGCGTCGCTCCGGCAAGACCGGTGAGAACCTCCTCCAGCTGCTCGAGGCCCGCCTCGACAACGTCGTGTACCGCGCCGGCTTCGCCCGCACCCGCAAGCACGCCCGCCAGCTCGTCGTCCACGGTCACTTCCTCGTGAACGGCAAGAAGGTCAACATCCCGTCGTTCCAGGTCTCGCAGTACGACGTCATCGACGTCCGCGAGAAGTCGCTCGAGATGACCCCGTTCATCGTCGCGCGTGAGACCCACGGCGAGCGCATCGTCCCGGCGTGGCTCGAGGCCATCCCGGGCCGCATGCGGATCCTCGTGCACCAGCTTCCGGTTCGGGCGCAGATCGACCTGCCCGTCCAGGAGCAGCTGATCGTCGAGTACTACTCGAAGAAGTGATTCTTCGTTCCCGGGCCCGCTCCGGCGGGCCCGGGAACATCGCTCCGCAACTTCAACTTCCTCATCCTCGAAGTTCGGGTCCGTCAAATATCGGTCGGGCCCGGGAAGGAAAGAATCAGTGCTCATCGCACAGCGCCCCACCCTGTCCGAAGAGGTCGTCGACGAGTTCCGCTCGCGGTTCGTCATCGAGCCGCTGGAGCCCGGCTTCGGCTACACCCTCGGCAACTCGCTCCGTCGCACCCTGCTCTCGAGCATCCCGGGCGCCTCGGTCACGAGCATCAAGATCGACTCCGTCCTGCACGAGTTCTCGACCATCGAGGGCGTGAAGGAGGATGTCACCGAGATCATCCTGAACCTCAAGGGCCTGGTCGTCTCCTCGGAGAACGACGAGCCGGTCACCATGTACCTGCGCAAGTCGGGTGCCGGTGACGTGACCGCCGCCGACATCCAGCCGCCGGCCGGTGTCGAGGTCCACAACCCCGAGCTCAAGATCGCCACGCTGTCCGACAAGGGCTCGCTGGAGATGGAGCTCGTCGTCGAGCGCGGCCGTGGCTACGTCTCGGCCGTCCAGAACAAGGGTGGCGACAACGAGATCGGCCGCATGCCGGTCGACTCGATCTACTCGCCCGTCCTCAAGGTCAGCTACAAGGTCGAGGCGACGCGAGTCGAGCAGCGCACCGACTTCGACAAGCTGATCATCGACGTCGAGACCAAGCCGTCCATCGCCCCGCGTGACGCCCTCGCCTCGGCGGGCAAGACGCTGGTCGAGCTCTTCGGTCTGGCCCGCGAGCTGAACGTCGAGGCCGAGGGCATCGACATCGGCCCGTCGCCGATCGACGAGCAGCTGGCTGCCGACCTCGCCCTCCCGGTCGAGGACCTGCAGCTCACCGTCCGCTCCTACAACTGCCTCAAGCGCGAGGGCATCCACACCGTGGGTGAGCTCATCGGCCGTTCCGAGCAGGACCTCCTCGACATCCGGAACTTCGGTTCCAAGTCGATCGACGAGGTCAAGGGCAAGCTCGTCGAGATGGGCCTGTCCCTCAAGGACAGCGCGCCGGGCTTCGACGCCGCTGCCGCCCTCGCGGCGTACGGCGACGACGACGACGACTCGTTCGTCGAGGACGAGCAGTACTGATGTGACTCCGGTCGGGGCGGCGCCTGCCGCCCCGACCTCATCAAAACCCCGCGACGCTCCGGTCGCGGGTCTACCCGGGTACCTGACACGGCCCGAGAGAAAGAGAGATGGCAATGCCCGCTCCCAAGAAGGGTGCCCGCCTCGGCGGCTCGCCCGCGCACCAGCGCCTGATCCTCTCGAACCTGGCCACGGCCCTGTTCGAGCACGGCCGGATCACCACCACCGAGGCCAAGGCGCGCACCCTGCGCCCCCACGCCGAGAAGCTGATCACCAAGGCCAAGAAGGGCGACCTGCACAACCGCCGCGAGGTCCTCAAGACCATCCGCGACAAGTCCGTCGTGCACGTCCTCTTCACCGAGATCGCCCCGCTCATGGCGGAGCGCCCCGGTGGCTACACCCGCATCACCAAGATCGGTCCGCGCAAGGGCGACAACGCCCCCATGGCGATCATCGAGCTGGTGACCGAGCAGTTCACGCCGCAGGCGCCGAAGGCCGCTCCGGCTGCCCCGGCCGCCGAGGAGGCCCCCGCTGCCGAGGTCGTCGAGGAGGCCGCTGAGGCCCCCGCCGCCGACGAGGCCGCCGAGGTCGAGACCGTCGTCGAGCTGCCGGCCGGTGCCGCGCTCCCGCTCGAGGACGGCTCCGCTCCGGAGGGTTACACCATCAAGGGCAACCGCGACTCCATGAAGTTCCACCAGGAGGGTGGTCAGTGGTACGACGCGACCATCGCCGAGGTGTGGTTCGACACCGCCGAGAACGCTGAGGCCGCCGGCTTCACCGAGGCTGGCAAGTGAGCCAGCCGTAAGGCACCAGGTGGGCCCGTCATCCGTGAGGATGGCGGGCCTTCCTGCTTCTCCGGACCAGGTCGGCCGGGTGACGAGGCTGTCGACCCGGAAGGGTCAGTGCCCCGCGTCGGGGACGAGCCGGACGGCCCGGGCGAGCCAGGCGGTCGGGGTGCGGACCAGGTCGAGGTCGAGGCGGAGCAGCCGGTGCACGTCGCGCCGGCCGGGCACGCGCAGCACCGTGGTGACGACGGCGACCACGCGTGCGTGCCCGCCCCGGAGGGACGACAGGCCCGCCGAGACGACCTCGCCTTCCTGGACGGCTCGAGCGGCCACCGTCCGCTGTACCAGCTCGGGAGCTGCCTGCTGGT
The sequence above is a segment of the Nocardioides jiangxiensis genome. Coding sequences within it:
- a CDS encoding LLM class flavin-dependent oxidoreductase, with amino-acid sequence MTPALSVLDLVPVRSDQSTGDALAASRRLARVADELGLRRYWVAEHHNMPGVAATNPPVLIAMLAAATSRIRVGSGGVMLPNHAPYVVAEQFALLEAAHPGRIDLGIGRAPGTDPLTRYVLRGGAGPTEEDPVARFPEYVDEVRMLLEPDGVEAQLGSRRHGLRATPAARSVPTAWLLGSSDYSARLAAERGLPYVFAHHFAGKGTAEALALYRSAYRPSAEHPEPQTFLTVNAVVAATAAEAERLALPNQQSMLALMHGAELFPQRLVEDAELFGIPEEQRGLASAMLRRWVVGDPASAAAQVRELAATYGVDEVMVHPVAGALKGTPRDAAPAREETLRLLASELVDEGHGARRD
- the infA gene encoding translation initiation factor IF-1 is translated as MPKKEGVIELEGTITEALPNAMFRVELSNGHKVLAHISGKMRQHYIRILPEDRVVVELSPYDLTRGRIVYRYK
- the rpmJ gene encoding 50S ribosomal protein L36, which codes for MKVNPSVKPICDKCKVIRRHGRVMVICENPRHKQRQG
- the rpsM gene encoding 30S ribosomal protein S13 gives rise to the protein MARLVGVDLPRDKRIEIALTYIYGIGRTTAAQLLETTGVNPSLRVHELGDEELVKLRDAIEAAGLKIEGDLRREVAADIRRKIEIGSYQGRRHRMGLPVHGQRTKTNARTRKGPKRTVAGKKKK
- the rpsK gene encoding 30S ribosomal protein S11 — encoded protein: MPPKSRQAAAKTKIRRKEKKNVAQGEAHIKSTFNNTIVTITDPTGAVISWASAGTVGFKGSRKSTPFAAQMAAEAAGRRAMEHGMKKIDVFVKGPGSGRETAIRSLGAIGLEVGTIQDVTPAPHNGCRPPKRRRV
- the rpsD gene encoding 30S ribosomal protein S4, with the protein product MARYTGPMTKKSRRLGVDLVGGDAAFEKRPYPPGQHGRGRVKESEFLLQLREKQKARFTYGVLEKQFHKYYVEASRRSGKTGENLLQLLEARLDNVVYRAGFARTRKHARQLVVHGHFLVNGKKVNIPSFQVSQYDVIDVREKSLEMTPFIVARETHGERIVPAWLEAIPGRMRILVHQLPVRAQIDLPVQEQLIVEYYSKK
- a CDS encoding DNA-directed RNA polymerase subunit alpha; amino-acid sequence: MLIAQRPTLSEEVVDEFRSRFVIEPLEPGFGYTLGNSLRRTLLSSIPGASVTSIKIDSVLHEFSTIEGVKEDVTEIILNLKGLVVSSENDEPVTMYLRKSGAGDVTAADIQPPAGVEVHNPELKIATLSDKGSLEMELVVERGRGYVSAVQNKGGDNEIGRMPVDSIYSPVLKVSYKVEATRVEQRTDFDKLIIDVETKPSIAPRDALASAGKTLVELFGLARELNVEAEGIDIGPSPIDEQLAADLALPVEDLQLTVRSYNCLKREGIHTVGELIGRSEQDLLDIRNFGSKSIDEVKGKLVEMGLSLKDSAPGFDAAAALAAYGDDDDDSFVEDEQY
- the rplQ gene encoding 50S ribosomal protein L17, sunset domain variant; translated protein: MPAPKKGARLGGSPAHQRLILSNLATALFEHGRITTTEAKARTLRPHAEKLITKAKKGDLHNRREVLKTIRDKSVVHVLFTEIAPLMAERPGGYTRITKIGPRKGDNAPMAIIELVTEQFTPQAPKAAPAAPAAEEAPAAEVVEEAAEAPAADEAAEVETVVELPAGAALPLEDGSAPEGYTIKGNRDSMKFHQEGGQWYDATIAEVWFDTAENAEAAGFTEAGK